A genomic region of Halococcus sediminicola contains the following coding sequences:
- the purM gene encoding phosphoribosylformylglycinamidine cyclo-ligase: MTDAEERLTYAGAGVDIDASEAATAALVGAAGESEGDYAGLVDIGDQYLALATDGVGTKLLVAEALDDYSTVGIDCIAMNANDLVAAGVEPVAFVDYLAVDEPDEGTAADLGTGLAVGAERAGVALVGGETAVMPEVIRGLDIAGTCAGLAKEDDLFGEARIGDALVGVPSSGIHSNGLTLARGAATRNGDYDDSFPDSEKTVGEVLLEPTRLYTDLPLHDHATHAAAHVTGGGWTNLTRMGSHRYEITDPLPVPPVFEFVAERGGVAREELYRTFNMGMGFVAALDPDDAAALADATDGQVVGRVAEGTGVAVDELELD; the protein is encoded by the coding sequence ATGACCGACGCAGAGGAGAGGCTCACGTACGCCGGTGCGGGCGTCGACATCGACGCAAGCGAGGCCGCGACCGCAGCGCTCGTGGGTGCAGCAGGCGAAAGCGAGGGCGATTACGCCGGCCTGGTCGACATCGGGGACCAGTACCTCGCGCTCGCTACCGACGGTGTGGGCACGAAACTGCTGGTCGCCGAAGCGCTGGACGATTACTCCACCGTGGGCATCGACTGCATCGCCATGAACGCCAACGACCTCGTGGCCGCCGGGGTCGAACCCGTGGCCTTCGTGGATTACCTCGCGGTCGACGAACCCGACGAGGGGACCGCCGCCGACCTCGGCACGGGACTCGCCGTCGGGGCCGAACGCGCGGGCGTCGCGCTGGTCGGCGGCGAGACAGCGGTGATGCCGGAGGTGATTCGCGGACTCGACATCGCCGGAACGTGTGCTGGTCTCGCCAAGGAGGACGACCTCTTCGGCGAGGCACGGATCGGCGACGCGCTCGTCGGGGTTCCGTCCTCGGGCATCCACTCGAACGGCCTGACGCTCGCACGCGGGGCCGCGACCCGGAATGGGGATTACGACGACTCCTTCCCCGACTCCGAGAAGACGGTCGGCGAAGTCCTGCTCGAACCCACCAGACTCTACACCGACCTCCCGCTGCACGACCACGCGACCCACGCCGCGGCCCACGTCACCGGCGGCGGCTGGACGAACCTCACACGGATGGGCTCGCACCGCTACGAGATCACGGACCCGCTGCCCGTCCCGCCGGTCTTCGAGTTCGTCGCCGAGCGGGGAGGGGTGGCCAGAGAAGAGTTGTATCGAACCTTCAACATGGGGATGGGCTTCGTCGCGGCGCTCGACCCCGACGACGCCGCCGCGCTTGCCGACGCCACGGACGGGCAGGTGGTCGGTCGTGTCGCCGAGGGCACGGGTGTCGCCGTCGACGAACTGGAACTCGACTGA
- a CDS encoding CBS domain-containing protein, which translates to MELPTPEDLRERRGRVELTQSALAERADVSQPLIARIESGDVDPRLSTLRRIVTALDAAEGGIRRARDLMHTSVIAVAPDDSVREAIDRMGEAGYSQLPVVHDGYPVGIISNGDVRRASAENAADLPVADVMRESITTVAPEATLDTVDTHLDHHDAVIVVESGRMLGIITEADVAAHLS; encoded by the coding sequence ATGGAGCTGCCGACGCCGGAGGACTTGCGCGAGCGCCGAGGGCGCGTCGAACTCACCCAGAGCGCGCTCGCCGAGCGCGCCGATGTCTCCCAGCCGCTCATCGCGCGTATCGAGAGCGGCGACGTCGATCCGAGACTCTCGACGCTGCGGCGCATCGTCACCGCCTTGGACGCCGCCGAGGGCGGGATTCGGCGTGCGCGCGATTTGATGCACACCTCGGTGATCGCCGTCGCACCTGACGACAGCGTTCGGGAGGCCATCGACCGGATGGGCGAGGCGGGCTACTCGCAGCTCCCGGTGGTTCACGACGGCTATCCAGTGGGCATCATTTCGAACGGGGACGTCCGGCGTGCCTCGGCGGAGAACGCCGCCGATCTCCCCGTCGCGGACGTGATGCGCGAGTCGATCACGACCGTGGCTCCGGAGGCCACCCTCGATACGGTCGATACCCACCTCGACCACCACGACGCCGTCATCGTCGTCGAGAGCGGCCGGATGCTCGGCATCATCACCGAAGCCGACGTGGCGGCTCATCTGTCCTGA
- a CDS encoding zinc metalloprotease, which translates to MRFARRELADLAIAWVALGVAFALFFTPPLRGILLAGDVDLLLSGPVFRSFALSMLTAGIGFLLHELAHKLVAQRFGQVAHFRADYGMLFLAVASAFAGFLFAAPGAVYHRGRITKRQNGLIALAGPVTNLALAVGFAALALLSTGFLGTVGAFGVGINLLLAGFNMLPFGPLDGRTVLSWSVVVFAITFVVSAGSAVAVFVTFGFSL; encoded by the coding sequence GTGAGATTCGCCCGGCGCGAACTCGCCGACCTCGCGATCGCGTGGGTCGCCCTCGGGGTGGCGTTCGCACTCTTTTTCACGCCGCCGCTCCGGGGAATCCTCCTCGCCGGCGACGTCGATCTGCTGCTGTCGGGCCCTGTCTTTCGCTCGTTCGCACTCAGCATGCTCACCGCCGGCATCGGTTTCCTGTTGCACGAACTCGCGCACAAACTCGTCGCCCAGCGCTTCGGCCAGGTCGCCCACTTCCGCGCCGACTACGGCATGCTCTTTCTCGCGGTGGCGAGCGCCTTCGCGGGATTCCTCTTCGCCGCGCCCGGCGCAGTCTACCACCGCGGGCGTATCACGAAACGCCAGAACGGTCTCATCGCGCTCGCCGGCCCGGTGACGAACCTCGCTCTCGCAGTCGGGTTCGCGGCGCTTGCGCTCCTCTCGACTGGATTCCTCGGCACGGTCGGCGCGTTCGGCGTTGGCATCAACCTTCTATTAGCGGGGTTCAACATGCTCCCGTTCGGCCCGCTCGACGGGCGGACAGTTTTGTCGTGGAGCGTCGTCGTCTTCGCCATCACCTTCGTCGTGAGCGCCGGGTCGGCGGTCGCGGTCTTCGTGACCTTCGGATTCAGTCTCTAA
- a CDS encoding TraB/GumN family protein: MSDSTATTDEGSVRVVGTAHVSPESVGEVERTIAEERPDVVAVELDEGRFRQLKGEQPDDLSAGDLLRGNTVFQFLAYWMLSYVQTRLGDEFDISPGADMLAAVETAEEVGSGVALVDRDIQMTIQRFWARMTGGEKLQMLLSLPLAFASPLAVGLGIGLTTGLLLGVPLEAFLGPLVLPATPAIPGLLVSIADFLLVATVLGLALGTLLTTAFVWSAPEEDEQEEFDIEDMTDTDVVSTMLEEFRQFSPGGAEALIDERDAFIAHRLVALREQGHRVVAVVGAGHREGIERYLGHPETLPPMDSLVGHESGRRFSPYKILGYLFTLGFLVFFLLLAMAGARNGFLLRLFGAWFFINGIFATVLAKLGGAHWASALVGGAVAWLTSVNPLLAPGWFAGYVELRYLDVNVGDINTLNEILSDEESPLDELWERLREVALFRLIAIVALTNVGSIVASFLFAAIVLPILAAGVGGVDGVVSLMVQGAENSADLIWGALT; this comes from the coding sequence ATGAGCGATTCGACGGCGACGACGGACGAGGGAAGCGTCCGCGTCGTCGGGACGGCCCACGTCTCCCCCGAGAGCGTCGGCGAGGTCGAGCGCACCATCGCCGAGGAACGACCCGACGTGGTGGCGGTCGAACTCGACGAGGGCCGCTTTCGCCAACTCAAGGGCGAACAGCCCGACGATCTGTCGGCGGGCGACCTCCTGCGCGGCAACACGGTCTTCCAGTTTCTCGCCTACTGGATGCTCTCGTACGTCCAGACCCGCCTCGGCGACGAGTTCGACATCAGCCCCGGAGCGGACATGCTCGCGGCCGTCGAGACCGCCGAAGAGGTCGGGTCGGGGGTAGCGCTCGTCGACCGCGACATCCAGATGACCATCCAGCGGTTCTGGGCGCGGATGACCGGTGGCGAGAAACTGCAAATGTTGCTGAGCCTCCCGCTGGCGTTCGCCTCGCCGCTCGCGGTCGGACTGGGTATCGGTCTCACGACCGGGCTCCTGCTCGGCGTTCCACTGGAGGCCTTTCTCGGCCCGCTCGTGCTGCCGGCGACGCCCGCCATTCCCGGACTCCTCGTCTCGATAGCGGACTTCCTGCTGGTCGCAACCGTCCTGGGTCTCGCTCTCGGGACTCTCCTCACGACGGCGTTCGTCTGGAGCGCGCCCGAAGAGGACGAACAAGAGGAGTTCGACATCGAGGACATGACCGACACCGACGTCGTGAGCACCATGCTCGAAGAGTTCAGACAGTTCTCGCCGGGTGGCGCGGAGGCACTCATCGACGAGCGCGACGCCTTCATCGCCCACCGGCTGGTGGCGCTGCGCGAACAGGGCCATCGCGTCGTCGCGGTCGTCGGCGCGGGCCACCGAGAGGGCATCGAGCGCTATCTCGGCCATCCCGAAACGCTGCCGCCGATGGACTCGTTGGTCGGCCACGAGAGCGGCCGGCGCTTTTCGCCCTATAAAATCCTCGGCTACCTGTTCACGCTCGGCTTCCTCGTCTTCTTCCTCCTGCTGGCCATGGCCGGCGCGCGCAACGGTTTCCTCCTTCGACTGTTCGGCGCGTGGTTTTTCATCAACGGCATCTTCGCCACCGTCCTCGCCAAACTCGGCGGCGCACACTGGGCGAGCGCGCTCGTCGGCGGCGCGGTCGCGTGGCTCACGAGCGTGAACCCGTTACTGGCTCCGGGTTGGTTCGCCGGCTACGTCGAACTCCGCTATCTCGACGTCAACGTCGGCGACATCAACACCCTGAACGAGATCCTGAGTGACGAGGAGAGCCCGCTCGACGAACTCTGGGAACGCCTCCGGGAGGTCGCCCTCTTTCGACTCATCGCGATCGTCGCGCTCACCAACGTCGGTTCCATCGTGGCGAGTTTCCTGTTCGCGGCCATCGTTCTCCCGATACTCGCGGCAGGCGTCGGCGGCGTCGATGGCGTCGTTTCGTTGATGGTCCAAGGAGCCGAAAACAGCGCCGACCTCATCTGGGGGGCGCTCACGTGA
- a CDS encoding acyl-CoA thioesterase: MTDLCSTHIENREMVQPNHANNLQSVHGGNVMKWMDEVGAMSAMRFAGNACVTARINQVDFERPIRVGDVAFIESYVYRAGQTSVHVHLQTYREDLTSGEREKTTESYFVYVAIDEDGTPTTVPDLTVDSEEGERLHAAALDGEDNTGSGVTRDE, from the coding sequence ATGACCGACCTGTGTTCGACGCACATCGAGAACCGGGAGATGGTCCAGCCCAATCACGCGAACAACCTCCAGAGCGTCCACGGCGGCAACGTGATGAAGTGGATGGACGAAGTGGGCGCGATGAGCGCGATGCGATTCGCGGGCAACGCCTGTGTCACCGCGCGGATCAACCAAGTGGACTTCGAGCGGCCCATCCGGGTGGGTGACGTCGCGTTCATCGAATCCTACGTCTATCGGGCCGGCCAGACGAGCGTCCACGTCCACCTGCAGACCTACCGCGAGGACCTCACCAGCGGCGAGCGCGAGAAGACCACCGAATCGTACTTCGTCTACGTCGCCATCGACGAGGACGGTACCCCCACGACCGTTCCCGACCTCACCGTCGATTCCGAGGAGGGTGAGCGGCTGCACGCGGCCGCGCTCGACGGTGAGGACAACACCGGTTCGGGTGTGACTCGGGACGAGTGA
- a CDS encoding polyprenyl synthetase family protein yields the protein MRDVLAAWRPVIDAEIERLLPRETDVEYASDFFGAPTYEYDADAIQRALPDPVWTLLDRGGKRWRAVVCCLLLDGFGVDPHDYLPYACIPEILHNGTIIVDDVEDGATMRRGGPALHHEFGTDTALNAGNAMYFFPLKIVAQDPADLDPEVRLEIYEMLMHELNRTHLGQGMDIHWHNQQAIEMSEAQYLEMCACKTGCLGRIVARLAALLTDQPDDVEGHAARYAELMSIAFQIGDDILDVETAAEHGGAFGKGVGNDVREGKKTLVAIHAAREATPERAARLEELLWADENSEEDIAEVIEIFEETGSVAYARECALDIAAEAREHLAELDLADEPADNLAEFTHFVIERDV from the coding sequence ATGCGCGACGTGCTCGCGGCGTGGCGACCGGTCATCGACGCGGAAATCGAGCGGCTGCTGCCGCGCGAGACCGACGTCGAGTACGCGAGTGACTTCTTCGGCGCGCCGACCTACGAGTACGATGCGGACGCCATCCAGCGCGCGCTTCCCGATCCCGTCTGGACGCTGCTCGACCGCGGTGGCAAGCGCTGGCGCGCGGTCGTCTGCTGTCTGCTCCTCGATGGCTTCGGTGTCGACCCACACGACTATCTCCCCTACGCCTGCATCCCCGAAATCCTCCACAATGGGACGATCATCGTCGACGACGTCGAGGACGGCGCGACGATGCGCCGGGGTGGACCGGCGCTCCATCACGAGTTCGGGACGGACACGGCGCTCAACGCGGGCAACGCGATGTACTTCTTCCCGCTCAAGATCGTCGCACAGGACCCCGCCGACCTCGATCCGGAGGTTCGTCTCGAAATCTACGAGATGCTGATGCACGAACTCAATCGCACCCATCTCGGACAGGGGATGGACATCCACTGGCACAACCAGCAGGCGATCGAGATGAGCGAAGCGCAGTATCTGGAGATGTGTGCCTGCAAGACCGGCTGTCTCGGGCGTATCGTCGCCCGACTGGCCGCACTGCTCACCGACCAACCCGACGACGTCGAAGGCCACGCCGCGCGCTACGCCGAACTCATGTCCATCGCCTTCCAGATCGGCGACGACATCCTCGACGTCGAGACGGCCGCCGAACACGGCGGCGCGTTCGGCAAGGGTGTCGGCAACGACGTGCGCGAGGGCAAGAAGACGCTGGTGGCGATTCACGCCGCCCGTGAGGCTACGCCCGAACGGGCCGCCAGACTCGAAGAACTGCTCTGGGCCGACGAGAACAGTGAGGAGGACATCGCCGAGGTCATCGAAATCTTCGAGGAGACGGGTAGTGTCGCCTACGCCCGCGAGTGCGCACTCGACATCGCTGCCGAAGCCCGCGAGCACCTCGCCGAACTCGACCTCGCCGACGAACCCGCGGACAACCTCGCGGAGTTCACGCATTTCGTCATCGAGCGCGACGTTTGA
- a CDS encoding M28 family peptidase encodes MTEWIGETFTSDTGWSHLETLVDIGNRMAGSEGERRAAEATRDALKDAGARNARLEEFDIQGWTRGESAIRAGDDESACIALPRSPSAEATGEFADLGYGLPEDFEERDIEEKVVMAASDVPDHHDRFVHRTEKYHRAVAGGAAAFVFRNHVPGQLPPTGSVGGADGPIGEIPAVGVSKEVGTRLGRRYDGERMNVTVDADIHDATSRNVHAELGPQSDERVLVTSHVDAHDIAEGAMDNGAGTAMVVELARALADREDELDTTVEFVAFGAEEVGLCGSEYLAAETDLDSVKAVLNNDGVVAGRTLSLLTHGFDELGVVAEGVGECFDHPMKTVPKQGPHSDHWPFVRWGVPSYHVTSDTGPDRGWGHTHADTLDKLDLRTFREQAILLTELAVSLADDDFTVSRADPEAIAAALEAEGEAAGMKLTGEWPY; translated from the coding sequence ATGACAGAGTGGATCGGCGAGACGTTCACGAGCGACACGGGCTGGAGTCACCTCGAAACACTCGTCGACATCGGCAACCGGATGGCCGGCAGCGAGGGCGAGCGCCGCGCCGCCGAAGCCACCCGCGACGCGCTCAAAGACGCCGGCGCGCGGAACGCCCGACTAGAGGAGTTCGACATCCAGGGCTGGACGCGCGGCGAGAGCGCCATCCGCGCGGGCGATGACGAGAGCGCCTGCATCGCGCTTCCGCGGAGTCCGAGCGCCGAGGCAACTGGTGAGTTCGCCGATCTCGGCTACGGCCTACCCGAGGATTTCGAGGAACGCGACATCGAGGAGAAGGTCGTGATGGCCGCGAGCGACGTGCCCGATCACCACGACCGGTTCGTTCACAGAACGGAAAAGTATCATCGGGCGGTCGCGGGCGGGGCGGCCGCGTTCGTCTTCCGCAATCACGTGCCCGGTCAGCTCCCACCCACGGGAAGCGTCGGCGGTGCCGACGGCCCGATCGGCGAGATTCCAGCCGTCGGCGTCTCGAAGGAGGTCGGGACACGTCTCGGCCGGCGATACGACGGCGAGCGGATGAACGTCACAGTCGACGCCGATATTCACGACGCGACGAGTCGGAACGTTCACGCCGAACTCGGACCGCAGAGCGACGAACGAGTGCTCGTGACGAGCCACGTCGATGCCCACGACATCGCCGAGGGGGCGATGGACAACGGTGCTGGCACGGCGATGGTCGTCGAACTCGCCCGCGCGCTCGCCGACCGGGAGGACGAACTCGACACGACCGTGGAGTTCGTCGCGTTCGGGGCCGAGGAGGTCGGACTGTGTGGCTCGGAGTATCTGGCCGCGGAGACCGATCTCGATTCGGTGAAGGCCGTGCTCAACAACGACGGCGTCGTCGCCGGACGGACGCTCTCGCTGTTGACTCACGGCTTCGACGAACTCGGCGTGGTCGCGGAGGGGGTCGGGGAGTGCTTCGATCATCCCATGAAGACGGTGCCCAAACAGGGACCACACAGCGACCACTGGCCGTTCGTCCGTTGGGGCGTGCCGAGCTACCACGTCACGAGCGACACGGGACCCGACCGAGGCTGGGGCCACACGCACGCCGACACGCTCGACAAGCTTGACTTGCGCACGTTCCGCGAGCAGGCGATTTTGCTCACCGAACTCGCCGTCTCGCTTGCCGACGACGATTTCACTGTTTCCCGCGCCGACCCCGAGGCGATCGCGGCCGCGCTCGAAGCCGAGGGCGAGGCTGCGGGGATGAAACTCACCGGCGAGTGGCCGTACTGA